Proteins encoded together in one Epinephelus lanceolatus isolate andai-2023 chromosome 4, ASM4190304v1, whole genome shotgun sequence window:
- the LOC117259743 gene encoding mediator of RNA polymerase II transcription subunit 13-like yields the protein MSSCFVPNGASLEDCHSNLFCLADLTGIKWRRFVWQGPTSSPILFPVTEEDPILCSFSRCLAADVLSVWRRHHTPGRRELWLFWWGDDPSFAELIHNELSSEEDGEWESGLSYECRTLLFKAIHNLLERCLMNRGFVRIGKWFVKPYQKEEKTINKSEHLSCAFTFFVHGDSNVCTSVEIAQHQPLQRLSEEHLSLAQQSSSPLQVILSPYGLNGTLTGQAFKMSDHPTQKLIEEWRQFYPISPNPKEVQEDKMEDTDWEDDSLAAVEVLVAGVRMVYPSCLVLLPLSDLPAVVPQGSANTSGSLCGAQQGQAAHRDPAMSSVTLTPPTSPEEAQTDYQPAQRWLKLSSASDGYSSNNTLHGGKIPRRLASQMVESVWQEYNINRTGNKRKFTTLTNGTCEEEADKTGLWDFVECTHRPHCSCSRHKNQKQRSSSTSGHPPSSGQPVQPAPKHKLGEKLEKGEKQQKRPQTPFHHRNSVSEEQSLEPQTQRLCLRSQEEGSYPSLHHVDTVPSKAPTLHTHGPPADLVGSPPPPPLSPHPCDHVEGDMTPGGIKNSSTPIHQPFYPPSVEPCLLPQKGSSEEPQLENMPMPLPFPAAYSETLEPTIFVGSAINPNEDSTHNPWKYFNLPRKKASNFVTPLLPVDKIREDSGGGGGTESVVSVTELMSGSTQPLKVSQELVKTYAQRRNSHLASATGDGEHSEEPDPYAFVEGDEEFSFTEKKDKPGSEREGNKKHKVDEGSGTADDGQGPSGSKPSASTSLIHENDLAVSYSDLDKIFNSDEDELAPGSKRAGVGTEDKFGCKDTKATTLDPLSCISSADLHQMFPTPPSLEQQGYSPMNSGSKDSLEAGTGLTLLDGSQLNSHFKMEVEEGFCSPKPSEIKDFSFVYKPEACQLLIGCSMYAPLKMLPSQCLLPVKLPEDCVYTPSWTMGKMELIPPVTNVNLLTKDSNVPSVEPDYSQTYTPQTHTPFMSSSAPPSNSGTGILPSPATPRFSVPTPRTPRTPRTPRGPSSVQGSLKYDNSDLYSPASTASTCRPLSSVEPATVPSIPEAHSLYVTLILSESVMNLFKDCNFDSCCVCVCNMNIRGADVGVYLKDNGEAQYPCTCGFSAVTNRRFGQSAGLFLEDELDVVVRGSDASRDTERCFEELRASTVHKAGSLTEKPPDELILLLQDQCTNPFAPMAGVEYPKQGSAPSSFLRVEERDCYNDCYMALEHGRQFMDNMSGGKVDETLVKSTCLHQWPKCKSADMSKLFSQDVLRVLLSLQPVLQDTIQKKRSVRSWGVQGPLTWQQFHKMAGRGSYGTDESPEPLPIPTFLVGYEYDFVVLSPFGLPYWEKLLLDPFGSQRDVGYVVICPENEALLRGAKTFFKDLSAMYEACQLGQHRPICRSHPEGVLKVGTTEGRNMTEQPLSDWFLKMAAREGNNEAFNKLKLFAQVCRYDLAPYLSEQSLDGSLLSQRSAVVASSSSQTSSSSSTSSGPQSTNTTSSSTSSAQPVQVNSTPPSSSSGSQTIGGMASAKPSSYSPFGTAGLQGSTSQNGPQSNPQGAGGLAENGPSANQQQGPAETPESTMERDKVGKPTDGESHAVSYPPAIVVYIIDPFSYEDADREVHSSAYTLGLLRCYIEMLQFLPARIRNAVSVQIVPCQYLLQPVRSGERHLYGQHLKSLAFSVFTQCRRPLPNSTNFKALTGFGPGLAIDMALKNPERPECLRLYTPPFILAPVKDKQTELGETFGEASQKYNVLFVGYCLSHDQRWLLASCTDQHGELLETCIISIDVPNRARRKKGSARRVGLQKLWEWCLGLVQVTSLPWRVVIGRLGRMGHGELRDWSILLSRRNLQSLSKRLKETCRLCGISAADTPSILSACLVAMEPQGSFVIMPDSVSTGSVFGRSTTLNMQTSQLSTPQDTSCTHILVFPTSAMVQVNTNTSEPIDINFNPINPDGSDGMGIFDLFDNDMVDPDLINILPNSPTTSPVHSPGSHYHQGGDGSKGQSADRMESHEEALNILQQPMALGYFVSTAKAGPLPDWFWSACPQAQNQCPLFLKASLHLHVSSVQSDELLHSKHSHPLDSNHTSDVLRFVLEQYNALSWLTCDPATQDRRSCLPVHFVVLTQMYNFIMNML from the exons CGAGCACCTGTCTTGTGCATTCACCTTCTTCGTGCACGGCGACAGCAACGTGTGCACGAGTGTGGAGATCGCTCAACATCAGCCTCTTCAGCGACTGAGTGAGGAGCATCTCAGCCTCGCCCAGCAGAGCTCCAGCCCTTTGCAAG TCATCCTGAGCCCATACGGCTTGAACGGGACCCTCACTGGTCAGGCTTTTAAGATGTCAGACCACCCCACCCAGAAGCTCATCGAAGAGTGGAGGCAGTTTTATCCCATCAGCCCAAATCCCAAGGAGGTCCAGGAAGACAAGATGGAGGACACGGACTGGGAGGATGACTCTCTGGCAGCTGTGGAGGTCCTCGTCG CGGGAGTGAGGATGGTTTACCCTTCCTGCCTGGTGCTTCTCCCCCTGTCGGACCTCCCTGCTGTGGTCCCTCAGGGCTCAGCCAACACCTCAGGAAGCCTGTGTGGTGCTCAGCAGGGCCAGGCTGCTCACAGAGATCCTGCCATGTCCTCCGTCACTCTGACTCCTCCAACATCACCAGAGGAGGCTCAGACTG ATTATCAGCCTGCCCAGAGGTGGCTCAAGTTGTCCTCTGCATCAGATGGCTACAGCTCTAACAACACTCTTCACGGGGGTAAAATCCCTCGCAGGCTGGCCAGCCAGATGGTGGAGTCTGTGTGGCAGGAGTATAACATTAACCGTACAGGGAACAA GAGGAAGTTTACTACCTTGACCAACGGGACCTGTGAGGAGGAGGCGGACAAAACTGGACTTTGGGATTTTGTGGAGTGTACTCACAGGCCACATTGCAGCTGCTCGAG aCATAAGAATCAGAAACAGCGATCCAGCAGCACCTCAGGACACCCACCCTCATCAGGCCAACCTGTGCAGCCGGCCCCCAAACACAAGCTGGGCGAGAAGCTGGAAAAGGGGGAGAAGCAGCAGAAGAGGCCGCAAACGCCTTTTCACCACCGCAACTCTGTGAGCGAGGAGCAGTCCCTGGAGCCACAGACCCAGAGGCTCTGTTTAAGATCACAGGAGGAGGGCTCATATCCCAGCCTGCACCATGTGGACACAGTGCCCTCCAAAGCCCCCACGTTGCACACACATGGCCCCCCCGCAGACCTCGTTGGATctccacctccccctcccctcagcCCACATCCCTGCGATCATGTAGAGGGCGACATGACTCCAGGTGGCATAAAAAACTCGTCTACGCCCATTCACCAACCGTTCTACCCGCCGTCGGTGGAGCCCTGTCTGCTGCCACAGAAGGGCTCATCTGAGGAGCCTCAGCTGGAGAACATGCCTATGCCTCTGCCCTTCCCCGCCGCCTACAGTGAAACCTTAGAACCCACCATCTTCGTGGGTTCAGCCATCAACCCCAATGAAGACTCCACCCACAACCCTTGGAAGTATTTTAACCTGCCCAGGAAGAAGGCCTCCAACTTTGTGACGCCCTTGCTACCTGTGGATAAAATACGAGAAGATTCTGGGGGAGGTGGCGGAACAGAAAGTGTAGTGTCTGTCACTGA gTTGATGTCAGGCTCCACACAGCCCCTCAAGGTGTCCCAGGAGCTGGTGAAGACCTACGCTCAGCGGAGAAACAGCCATCTCGCCTCCGCCACAGGAGATGGAGAACACAGCGAGGAGCCAGACCCTTACGCCTTCGTAGAGGGAGACGAGGAGTTCAGCTTCACCGAGAAGAAGGACAAGCCTGGATCTGAGAGAGAGGGCAACAAGAAACACAAG GTGGATGAAGGAAGTGGAACAGCAGACG ATGGTCAGGGTCCGTCGGGCAGTAAACCTTCAGCCTCCACCAGCCTTATCCATGAGAACGACTTGGCTGTGTCCTACAGCGACCTGGATAAAATCTTCAATTCGGATGAAGATGAGCTAGCG CCTGGATCCAAAAGAGCAGGAGTTGGTACAGAGGACAAGTTTGGCTGTAAAGACACCAAAGCAACCACGTTGGATCCCCTGTCTTGCATAA GCTCAGCAGACCTGCACCAGATGTTTCCCACCCCGCCCTCCCTGGAGCAGCAGGGTTACTCTCCCATGAACTCGGGCAGTAAGGATAGCCTGGAAGCAGGGACGGGCCTCACCCTGTTGGATGGCAGCCAGCTGAACAGCCACTTCAAGATGGAGGTGGAGGAAGGATTCTGCAGCCCAAAGCCATCAGAAATAAAG gACTTCTCCTTCGTATACAAGCCTGAGGCATGCCAGTTGTTAATTGGCTGTTCAATGTACGCACCCCTGAAGATGCTACCCAGCCAGTGTCTGCTGCCTGTCAAACTGCCAGAAGACTGTGTGTACACGCCCAGCTGGACCATGGGCAAAATGGAGCTGATACCCCCGGTGACAAATGTCAACCTCCTCACCAAAGACAG TAACGTCCCCAGTGTGGAGCCAGACTACAGCCAGACCTACACCCCTCAGACCCACACGCCCTTCATGTCCAGCAGTGCTCCTCCAAGCAACAGTGGCACGGGAATCCTGCCCTCCCCAGCCACGCCACGGTTCTCCGTACCCACGCCTCGCACACCTCGGACTCCACGGACTCCCCGCGGCCCGTCGAGTGTCCAAGGCTCGCTCAAGTATGACAACTCTGACCTTTACTCTCCCGCCTCCACTGCCTCCACCTGTCGACCACTCAGCTCCGTTGAGCCGGCTACCGTACCTTCCATCCCCGAGGCTCACAGTCTCTACGTCACCCTCATTCTCTCCGAGTCAGTCATGAACCTCTTCAAGGACTGCAACTTTGACAGTTGCTGCGTGTGCGTCTGCAACATGAACATCAGAGGAGCAGATGTAGGCGTGTACCTCAAGGACAACGGCGAGGCCCAGTACCCCTGCACTTGTGGCTTCAGCGCCGTCACCAACCGACGCTTTGGCCAGTCAGCCGGGCTGTTTTTGGAGGATGAGCTGGACGTGGTGGTACGGGGCTCAGACGCCAGTCGGGACACTGAGCGGTGTTTCGAAGAGCTGAGAGCTTCCACAGTGCACAAGGCCGGCAGCTTGACGGAGAAACCTCCAGATGAGCTAATCCTGTTGCTGCAGGACCAGTGCACCAACCCATTCGCCCCGATGGCAGGCGTGGAGTACCCCAAGCAGGGCTCAGCACCCAGTTCATTTCTGAGGGTGGAGGAGAGAGACTGTTATAATGACTGCTACATGGCACTGGAGCATGGCAGGCAGTTCATGGACAATATGTCAGGAGGCAAAGTAGATGAAACACTAGTGAAAAGCACCTGTCTTCATCAGTGGccaaaatgcaaat CAGCAGACATGAGCAAGCTTTTCTCTCAGGATGTCCTGCGGGTGTTGTTGTCCCTGCAGCCTGTGCTGCAGGACACCATTCAGAAGAAGAGGAGTGTGCGCTCCTGGGGCGTTCAAGGACCGCTCACTTGGCAACAGTTCCACAAGATGGCTGGGAGGGGATCATATG GTACAGATGAGTCTCCTGAGCCTCTGCCCATCCCCACCTTTCTGGTTGGCTATGAGTATGATTTTGTGGTGCTGTCTCCTTTTGGGTTGCCCTACTGGGAGAAGCTTCTCCTGGATCCTTTTGGTTCCCAGAGAGATGTGGGATATGTCGTCATCTGCCCAGAAAATGAAGCTCTGCTACGCGGAGCAAAGACGTTCTTCAAAGATCTTAGTGCTATGTATGAG GCATGCCAGCTTGGGCAACACAGGCCCATCTGTAGGAGTCACCCAGAGGGCGTATTGAAGGTCGGCACCACAGAAGGCAGAAACATGACAGAGCAGCCCCTTAGCGACTGGTTCCTTAAGATGGCTGCCAGAGAGGGAAACAATGAAGCCTTTAATAAGCTCAAACTCTTTGCTCAAGTGTGCCGCTATGATCTAG CTCCCTACCTGTCAGAACAGTCTTTGGATGGCTCTCTACTCTCCCAGCGCAGCGCTGTCGtggcctcttcctcctcccagaCCTCCAGCTCTTCCAGCACCTCCTCAGGACCCCAGAGCACCAACACTACCAGCTCCAGCACCAGCTCTGCCCAGCCTGTCCAGGTCAACAGcacccctccctcttcctcctcaggctcccaGACTATCGGGGGAATGGCCTCAGCCAAGCCAAGCTCCTACTCGCCGTTTGGGACGGCAGGCTTGCAGGGCAGCACGTCCCAGAATGGACCCCAGTCAAACCCACAGGGTGCGGGAGGGCTGGCAGAAAACGGACCCTCAGCCAACCAGCAGCAAGGGCCCGCTGAGACGCCAGAGAG CACAATGGAGAGAGACAAAGTTGGGAAGCCAACAGACGGAGAGTCCCACGCTGTGTCTTACCCACCTGCCATCGTGGTGTATATCATCGACCCCTTCAGCTACGAAGACGCAGACAGAGAGGTCCACTCCAGCGCCTACACACTGGGCCTGCTGCGCTGCTACATAGAGATGCTCCAGTTCCTACCTGCTCGCATCAGAAACGCTGTCTCAGTACAG ATTGTTCCCTGCCAGTATCTGCTGCAGCCGGTGCGCAGCGGAGAGCGTCACCTCTACGGCCAGCACCTCAAGTCGCTGGCCTTCTCAGTTTTCACTCAGTGTCGTCGGCCTCTGCCCAACTCCACCAACTTCAAGGCTCTCACAGGCTTTGGCCCTGGTCTTGCCATCGACATGGCACTCAAGAACCCTGAG AGGCCTGAGTGTTTGCGTCTGTACACGCCGCCCTTCATTCTGGCTCCGGTGAAAGACAAGCAGACGGAGCTCGGGGAGACGTTTGGCGAGGCCTCCCAGAAGTACAACGTCCTGTTTGTCGGATACTGTCTGTCCCATGACCAGCGCTGGCTGCTGGCCTCCTGCACAGACCAGCACGGAGAACTGCTGGAGACCTGCATAATTAGTATTGATGTACCCAACAG GGCTCGCAGGAAAAAGGGCTCAGCCAGGCGAGTGGGTTTGCAGAAGCTGTGGGAGTGGTGCCTTGGCTTGGTGCAGGTGACGTCACTGCCGTGGAGAGTGGTCATCGGGCGGCTTGGTAGAATGGGCCACGGCGAGCTgagag ACTGGAGTATCCTGCTGAGCAGGAGGAACTTGCAGTCTCTCAGCAAACGTCTGAAGGAGACATGTCGGCTGTGTGGCATCTCTGCTGCTGACACTCCTAGCATCCTTAGCGCCTGTCTGGTTGCCATGGAGCCCCAGGGTTCCTTTGTCATCATGCCag ATTCGGTATCAACAGGTTCAGTGTTCGGTCGCAGCACCACACTCAACATGCAGACGTCACAGCTGAGCACTCCTCAGGACACATCCTGCACACACATCCTGGTGTTTCCCACCTCAGCCATGGTGCAGGTCAACACTAACACTTCAGAGCCCATTGACATCAACTTCAATCCCATAAATCCTG ATGGATCTGATGGAATGGGCATCTTTGACCTGTTTGACAACGACATGGTAGATCCAGACCTCATCAACATCCTGCCCAACTCCCCCACAACTTCGCCTGTTCACTCTCCAGGCTCCCACTACCACCAGGGGGGAGATGGAAGCAAG GGTCAGAGTGCAGACCGTATGGAGTCCCACGAGGAGGCTCTGAACATCCTGCAGCAGCCGATGGCTCTGGGCTACTTCGTCTCCACAGCCAAGGCTGGACCACTGCCTGACTGGTTCTGGTCAGCCTGCCCTCAAGCCCAGAACCAGTGCCCTCTCTTCCTCAAG GCCTCTTTGCACCTGCACGTGTCTTCTGTCCAATCAGACGAGCTTCTGCACAGTAAACACTCCCATCCCCTGGACTCCAACCACACCTCTGATGTGCTCAG ATTTGTTCTAGAGCAATACAACGCCCTCTCCTGGTTGACATGCGACCCTGCAACCCAGGACCGACGCTCCTGTCTGCCCGTTCACTTTGTGGTGCTCACCCAGATGTACAACTTTATCATGAACATGCTCTGA